One part of the uncultured Bacteroides sp. genome encodes these proteins:
- a CDS encoding polyprenyl synthetase family protein encodes MFTSPQLLDLINSYLSDLKLGNHPQQLYEPVKYMLSLGGKRLRPVLAMMAYNIYKDDVERILPCVAGIELYHNYTLLHDDLMDDSDMRRGKETVHKVWNDNTAILSGDAMLVLAYQYIVKGNFGCSSKVLDLFSRTALEICEGQQFDMDYENRKIVSEEEYIEMIRLKTGVLLAASLKIGGLQANVSDPDLDLLYNVGLYTGLAFQLKDDLLDVYGDPSVFGKQKGGDILCNKKTYLLIKAFEMADKNQLARLNYWMNDIKTFTPCEKIDGVIEIYDELKIRELCEEKMDVYFQKALIYLEQISVGESKTYMLKKLIETLMTREV; translated from the coding sequence ATGTTTACTTCACCTCAATTACTTGATCTCATTAATTCTTATCTTTCTGATTTAAAATTAGGAAATCATCCTCAGCAATTATATGAGCCTGTAAAATATATGTTGTCACTTGGCGGAAAACGGTTACGCCCTGTTCTCGCAATGATGGCATACAATATATATAAGGATGATGTTGAACGAATCTTACCTTGTGTGGCTGGCATTGAACTATATCATAATTATACTCTTTTGCATGATGATTTAATGGACGACTCTGATATGAGAAGGGGTAAAGAAACTGTGCATAAAGTATGGAATGATAATACAGCAATATTATCCGGTGATGCCATGTTGGTTTTAGCATATCAATATATCGTTAAGGGTAATTTTGGTTGTTCAAGTAAGGTACTTGATCTGTTTTCTCGTACAGCTTTAGAAATCTGTGAAGGTCAGCAGTTTGATATGGATTATGAGAATCGGAAGATTGTTTCTGAGGAGGAGTATATAGAGATGATTCGCTTAAAAACAGGAGTGCTCCTTGCTGCAAGTCTAAAGATTGGTGGACTTCAGGCGAATGTATCGGATCCTGACCTTGATTTATTGTATAATGTTGGTCTATATACAGGTTTGGCATTTCAGCTTAAAGATGATTTGTTGGATGTATATGGTGATCCTTCTGTCTTTGGTAAACAAAAAGGAGGGGACATTTTATGCAATAAAAAAACTTATCTATTGATAAAAGCTTTCGAAATGGCTGATAAGAATCAATTGGCTCGTTTGAATTATTGGATGAACGATATAAAGACTTTTACTCCTTGCGAAAAAATAGATGGAGTTATAGAAATCTACGATGAGTTGAAGATTCGAGAACTTTGTGAAGAGAAAATGGACGTTTATTTTCAGAAAGCTTTAATCTACTTAGAACAAATAAGTGTAGGCGAATCTAAAACCTATATGCTAAAAAAACTGATTGAGACATTGATGACCCGGGAAGTTTAA
- a CDS encoding energy transducer TonB, giving the protein MEVKKSPKADLENKKSTWLLVGYVVVLAFMFVAFEWTQRDIKMDTSQAVADVVFEEEMIPITQQPEKTPPPPPEAPAAAEVLSIVDDQADVEETAIASTEDTGAKVEVKYVPTQVVEDEPEEQTIFQVVEVMPEFPGGQAALMKFLAKNIKYPTIAQENGTQGRVIVQFVVNKDGSVVDPVVVRSVDPYLDKEALRVIKTMPKWKPGQQRGKAVRVKYTVPVMFRLQ; this is encoded by the coding sequence ATGGAAGTAAAAAAATCACCTAAAGCGGATTTGGAAAACAAAAAGTCTACTTGGCTGCTTGTTGGCTATGTGGTGGTATTAGCTTTTATGTTTGTAGCGTTTGAATGGACGCAACGTGACATTAAGATGGATACCAGTCAGGCTGTAGCTGATGTAGTTTTTGAAGAAGAAATGATTCCTATCACGCAACAACCGGAGAAGACTCCTCCACCTCCACCGGAAGCTCCTGCAGCAGCAGAAGTGTTAAGTATTGTTGATGATCAAGCAGATGTTGAGGAAACTGCAATTGCTTCTACTGAAGATACTGGTGCTAAAGTAGAAGTAAAGTATGTACCTACTCAAGTTGTAGAAGACGAACCTGAAGAGCAAACGATCTTCCAGGTTGTTGAAGTGATGCCTGAATTCCCTGGTGGACAGGCTGCTTTGATGAAGTTTTTAGCAAAGAACATAAAATATCCTACTATTGCTCAAGAGAATGGTACACAAGGACGTGTTATTGTTCAGTTTGTGGTTAATAAGGATGGTTCAGTTGTTGATCCTGTTGTCGTACGTAGTGTTGACCCTTACTTAGATAAGGAAGCTCTTCGTGTGATCAAGACAATGCCTAAGTGGAAACCTGGTCAGCAAAGAGGTAAGGCTGTACGTGTTAAGTATACCGTACCTGTGATGTTTAGGTTACAATAA
- the cmk gene encoding (d)CMP kinase — protein MKKIIVAIDGFSSCGKSTMAKDLAKEIGYLYIDSGAMYRVVTLYSLENDIIKDGKIEVERLKKELVNIHITFKTNKETQKPETYLNGINVENKIRSMNVSSNVSPISTLDFVREAMVKQQQIMGKEKAIVMDGRDIGTTVFPNAELKIFVTASPEVRAQRRYEELQAKGQTVSFEEILNNVKERDYIDQNRKVSPLCKAEDAILLDNSNISIKEQQKWLIKLFNEVVRK, from the coding sequence ATGAAAAAAATAATAGTAGCAATAGATGGTTTCTCATCTTGTGGTAAAAGCACAATGGCTAAAGATTTAGCAAAAGAAATAGGTTATTTATATATTGATAGCGGAGCTATGTATCGAGTTGTAACATTGTACAGCTTGGAAAATGATATAATAAAAGATGGTAAAATAGAAGTTGAAAGACTTAAAAAAGAATTAGTAAACATTCATATTACATTCAAAACAAACAAAGAAACCCAAAAGCCAGAAACCTATTTAAATGGAATCAATGTTGAAAACAAAATTCGTTCAATGAATGTTTCTTCTAATGTAAGTCCGATAAGTACCCTAGATTTTGTCCGTGAAGCAATGGTAAAACAACAACAAATTATGGGGAAGGAAAAAGCTATCGTAATGGATGGAAGAGATATTGGTACAACTGTGTTCCCTAATGCCGAACTCAAAATATTTGTAACAGCATCACCAGAAGTGCGAGCTCAAAGAAGATATGAAGAGCTACAGGCAAAAGGACAAACAGTGAGTTTCGAAGAAATATTAAACAATGTAAAAGAAAGAGATTACATTGATCAAAATCGTAAGGTAAGCCCTTTATGCAAAGCTGAAGATGCTATTTTACTAGACAATAGTAATATAAGCATAAAAGAACAGCAAAAGTGGCTTATTAAGCTATTTAACGAAGTAGTTAGAAAATAA
- a CDS encoding 4-hydroxy-3-methylbut-2-enyl diphosphate reductase — translation MVKVEIDEGSGFCFGVVNAIKKAEEELSNGKLLYCLGDIVHNGKEVERLKANGLVTINHEEFKKLRNVKVLLRAHGEPPETYEIAKKNNIEIIDATCPVVIRLQKRIKQEYTEEQKRDNKSEQIVIYGKNGHAEVLGLVGQTAGEAIVIEHFEEAQNLDFNKNIRLYSQTTKSLEEFKKIVEYIKENISPESTFEYYDTICRQVANRMPNIREFAESHDLIFFVSGKKSSNGKVLFNECKQINPNSHLIESAEEIDISTCQGVNSIGICGATSTPKWLMEEVSTFIKKQIPEQEINVIY, via the coding sequence ATGGTAAAAGTAGAAATAGATGAAGGCTCCGGATTTTGCTTTGGAGTCGTTAATGCAATAAAAAAAGCCGAAGAAGAGTTATCCAATGGCAAATTGCTTTATTGCTTAGGTGATATTGTTCACAACGGGAAAGAAGTAGAACGCCTCAAAGCAAATGGTCTTGTCACAATCAATCATGAAGAATTTAAAAAACTTCGCAATGTAAAGGTTCTTTTAAGGGCACATGGAGAGCCTCCTGAAACATATGAAATCGCAAAGAAAAACAATATCGAAATTATTGATGCAACTTGTCCTGTTGTTATTCGCCTACAAAAACGAATAAAACAAGAATACACTGAAGAGCAAAAGAGAGACAACAAGTCTGAACAAATCGTAATATATGGTAAGAACGGACATGCTGAAGTGTTAGGTCTAGTGGGACAAACAGCAGGAGAAGCTATTGTTATTGAGCATTTTGAAGAAGCCCAAAATTTGGATTTTAACAAAAACATTCGATTATATTCACAGACTACCAAATCTCTCGAAGAATTTAAAAAAATAGTAGAATATATTAAAGAGAATATTTCACCTGAATCCACATTTGAATACTACGACACAATCTGTCGACAAGTAGCAAACAGAATGCCTAACATCAGAGAGTTTGCCGAATCCCATGACCTAATATTCTTTGTTAGTGGGAAAAAAAGTTCCAATGGGAAAGTCCTATTCAATGAATGCAAGCAAATAAATCCTAATTCACATCTAATTGAAAGTGCAGAAGAGATTGATATATCTACATGCCAAGGAGTAAATAGCATTGGGATCTGTGGTGCAACCTCAACTCCAAAGTGGCTTATGGAAGAAGTTTCTACATTTATAAAAAAACAAATACCCGAACAAGAAATTAACGTTATTTATTAA
- the pfkA gene encoding 6-phosphofructokinase, with protein MGTVKCIGILTSGGDAPGMNAAIRAVTRAAIYNGLRVKGIYRGYRGLITGEISEFKSQNVSNIIQLGGTILKTARCKEFTTPEGRQTAYETMQKEGIDALVVIGGDGSLTGARIFAQEFNVPCIGLPGTIDNDLYGTDTTIGYDTALNTILEAVDKIRDTATSHERLFFVEVMGRDAGFLALNGAIASGAEAAIIPEFSTEVDQLEEFIKNGFRKSKNSSIVIVAESELTGGAMHYAERVENEYPGYDVRVTILGHLQRGGSPTAHDRILASRLGAAAIDAIMEDQRNVMIGIENDEIVYVPFTKAIKNDKPIKKELVHVLNELSI; from the coding sequence ATGGGAACTGTTAAATGTATTGGAATATTGACTTCTGGAGGCGATGCCCCAGGCATGAATGCTGCTATTCGTGCTGTCACACGCGCAGCTATATATAACGGCTTACGAGTTAAAGGTATCTACAGAGGCTACAGAGGACTCATCACTGGTGAAATCAGCGAATTTAAAAGCCAAAATGTGAGTAATATCATACAATTAGGCGGCACAATTCTAAAGACAGCGCGATGCAAAGAGTTTACGACTCCCGAAGGACGTCAAACAGCCTACGAAACAATGCAAAAAGAAGGCATTGACGCCTTAGTTGTCATAGGAGGTGATGGTTCACTAACCGGAGCTCGCATTTTTGCTCAAGAATTTAATGTCCCATGTATTGGTTTGCCTGGAACCATAGACAATGATCTTTATGGCACCGACACAACAATTGGTTACGACACAGCATTAAATACTATCCTCGAAGCAGTAGATAAAATCAGAGATACAGCTACATCACATGAACGCTTATTCTTTGTTGAAGTAATGGGAAGAGATGCCGGATTCTTAGCACTAAATGGCGCAATAGCCTCTGGTGCAGAAGCTGCTATTATACCGGAATTTAGCACAGAAGTAGATCAACTAGAAGAGTTCATAAAAAATGGATTCCGAAAATCTAAAAACAGTAGTATTGTTATCGTTGCAGAAAGTGAACTTACAGGAGGTGCCATGCACTATGCGGAACGTGTAGAAAATGAGTATCCCGGCTACGATGTACGTGTTACCATCTTAGGGCACTTACAGCGTGGAGGAAGCCCAACCGCTCATGACAGAATCTTAGCTAGTAGACTTGGAGCAGCTGCAATAGATGCTATTATGGAAGATCAAAGAAATGTAATGATTGGAATTGAAAACGATGAAATAGTATATGTACCATTCACTAAGGCTATAAAAAATGATAAACCTATAAAGAAAGAATTAGTTCATGTATTAAATGAATTATCTATCTAA
- a CDS encoding DUF5606 domain-containing protein, with amino-acid sequence MLKTILSISGKPGLYKLVSQGKNMLIVESISADKKRIPAYGNEKIVSLGDIAVYTEEAEVPLKEIFVALQKKEEGVAASIDLKKATANELRDYFAQILPSFDRDRVYLTDIKKIISWYNILILNGITDFAAQEEALEVSPE; translated from the coding sequence ATGCTGAAAACTATCTTATCTATCTCTGGAAAACCAGGGCTGTATAAACTCGTTTCTCAAGGGAAGAACATGTTGATTGTTGAATCTATCTCAGCCGATAAAAAACGTATTCCGGCTTATGGCAATGAAAAAATAGTTTCATTGGGAGATATTGCTGTTTATACGGAAGAAGCAGAAGTTCCGCTTAAAGAAATCTTTGTTGCTTTGCAAAAGAAGGAAGAGGGAGTTGCGGCTTCCATTGATTTGAAAAAGGCTACTGCGAATGAATTACGTGATTACTTTGCTCAAATATTACCATCATTTGATCGAGATAGGGTATATTTAACAGATATAAAGAAGATAATTTCTTGGTATAATATACTTATTTTGAATGGTATAACTGATTTTGCTGCACAAGAGGAGGCTTTAGAAGTCTCTCCAGAGTAG
- the coaE gene encoding dephospho-CoA kinase (Dephospho-CoA kinase (CoaE) performs the final step in coenzyme A biosynthesis.): MSIKLGITGGIGSGKTVVSRLLEVMGVPMYIADFHAKRLIQSDLFIRDSLVSLLGTDVYLGGMLNKKMLARYIFDDTKNLSKVNAIIHPVVKADFEKWIKAHNRFKFVGIEAAILIEAGFVESVDKVVLVYAPFETRIRRAMLRDSSSREEVLSRIKNQISDDEKLQYADFVIRNAPPEPLLPQVSLLLTELL, translated from the coding sequence ATGAGTATTAAGTTAGGTATAACAGGAGGTATTGGTAGTGGGAAAACTGTTGTCTCCCGTTTGCTAGAAGTAATGGGGGTTCCTATGTATATAGCAGATTTTCATGCAAAGCGCTTAATTCAAAGTGATTTGTTTATTCGAGATTCTTTGGTTTCTCTTTTGGGGACTGATGTTTATCTTGGGGGAATGCTTAACAAGAAAATGTTGGCAAGGTATATTTTTGATGATACAAAAAATCTCTCAAAGGTGAATGCTATCATTCATCCAGTTGTGAAAGCTGACTTTGAAAAATGGATAAAAGCTCATAATCGTTTTAAGTTTGTTGGGATAGAGGCTGCTATACTAATAGAAGCCGGTTTTGTTGAAAGTGTGGATAAAGTTGTTTTGGTTTATGCGCCATTTGAAACCCGAATAAGACGTGCTATGTTACGTGACTCATCTTCTCGTGAAGAGGTATTATCTCGTATTAAGAATCAAATATCTGATGATGAAAAACTACAATATGCGGATTTTGTGATTCGAAATGCCCCACCTGAGCCTTTACTCCCTCAAGTCTCTTTGTTGCTTACAGAACTACTTTAA
- a CDS encoding CdaR family protein, whose protein sequence is MFEYRNIKYLYLKLNKKIKDFLLSEKSREFLVFLFFFVIAASFWLLQTLNNDYETNFSVPLKLKGLPENVTLTADLPSEVNIKVRDKGTVLLNYMLTKNFFPILINFSDNTGVNNRVKIYASDFEKQIFSQLNASTRLLSVKPDTLEYIYSMGEAKRVPVRLMGQVVAERQYYISDTLFSPDSVLVYAPKEILKTITSAYTERLEVKHIADTVSCHPSLSKIRGAKFVPSSVNLLLPVDIYTEKTFEIPIYGVNFPADKILRTFPSKVQLTFQVGLKDFHRLKPDDFALNVSYKELMHLGADKYTVKLKKLPPGVSNVRISPKQVDFLIEEYYPL, encoded by the coding sequence ATGTTCGAATATAGGAACATAAAATATCTTTATTTAAAATTAAACAAGAAAATCAAAGATTTTTTGCTAAGTGAAAAAAGCAGAGAGTTTTTGGTTTTCTTGTTTTTCTTTGTTATTGCTGCTTCTTTTTGGTTACTCCAAACTCTTAATAATGATTATGAAACGAATTTTTCAGTCCCTCTAAAGTTAAAGGGACTTCCTGAAAATGTGACACTTACAGCGGATTTGCCTTCTGAAGTAAATATTAAGGTAAGAGATAAAGGTACGGTGCTCCTAAATTACATGTTGACGAAAAACTTCTTTCCTATTCTTATCAATTTTTCAGATAATACAGGAGTAAATAATCGAGTGAAGATATATGCGTCGGATTTTGAAAAGCAGATATTTAGCCAATTGAATGCTTCAACTAGGCTTCTTTCTGTAAAACCGGATACTTTGGAATATATTTATTCGATGGGAGAAGCGAAGCGAGTTCCTGTTCGTCTTATGGGGCAAGTGGTGGCAGAAAGACAATATTACATCTCTGATACTCTGTTTTCGCCTGACTCTGTTTTAGTTTATGCTCCAAAGGAGATTTTAAAAACTATAACTTCTGCATATACAGAAAGACTGGAAGTAAAGCATATTGCAGACACGGTATCATGCCATCCTTCATTAAGCAAAATAAGAGGGGCTAAGTTTGTGCCCTCCTCAGTGAATTTACTTTTGCCTGTTGATATTTATACGGAGAAAACTTTTGAGATTCCTATTTATGGGGTTAATTTTCCAGCAGATAAAATATTGAGGACATTTCCTTCAAAAGTGCAATTGACATTTCAAGTAGGACTGAAAGATTTTCATCGCCTGAAACCTGATGATTTTGCTCTAAATGTATCCTATAAAGAATTGATGCATTTAGGAGCTGATAAATATACTGTTAAATTAAAGAAGCTTCCTCCTGGTGTTAGTAACGTTCGTATTTCTCCTAAGCAAGTGGATTTTTTGATCGAAGAATATTATCCATTATGA
- the yajC gene encoding preprotein translocase subunit YajC, which translates to MSLLTVFLQGAPMGGGGSMMWIMLIAMFAIMYFFMIRPQNKKQKEIANFRKSLEVNQKVITAGGIHGKVKEVNDDHVVLEIADNVKVKVDKNSIFAGAADTTSK; encoded by the coding sequence ATGAGTTTATTAACTGTATTTTTGCAAGGTGCTCCTATGGGAGGCGGAGGTAGTATGATGTGGATTATGCTAATTGCTATGTTCGCTATTATGTACTTTTTCATGATTCGTCCTCAGAATAAGAAACAAAAGGAAATTGCTAATTTCCGTAAATCTCTTGAAGTGAATCAGAAAGTTATTACAGCCGGTGGAATTCATGGCAAGGTTAAAGAAGTGAATGACGATCATGTTGTTCTTGAAATAGCTGATAATGTAAAGGTTAAGGTAGATAAAAATTCTATTTTTGCTGGCGCGGCTGATACTACAAGTAAATAA
- the nusB gene encoding transcription antitermination factor NusB, whose protein sequence is MINRALIRLKIVQIVYAYYQNGSKNLDSAEKELFFSLSKAYDLYNYLLILMTAVTNYAQKRIDTAKAKLVPTSNELAPNVKFVKNRFAAQLEVNKQLLDFINNQKKTWANDQEVVKEIYDKIVASDIYKEYMASADDSYEADRELWRKLYKTFIFNNETLDQVLEDQSLYWNDDKEIVDTFVLKTIKRFEEKKGASQPLLPEFKDDEDQEFARRLFRRTILNADYYRHLISDNTKNWDLDRVAFMDVVIMQCALAEILSFPNIPISVSLNEYVEIAKLYSTMKSGGFINGTLDGIVNQLKKEGKLAKK, encoded by the coding sequence ATGATTAACAGAGCTCTTATTCGTCTTAAGATTGTACAAATAGTATATGCATATTATCAAAACGGTAGCAAAAACTTAGACTCCGCAGAGAAAGAATTATTTTTCAGCCTTTCTAAGGCTTATGATTTGTATAATTATCTTCTGATCTTAATGACCGCAGTGACTAATTATGCACAAAAGCGCATTGATACAGCTAAAGCTAAATTAGTTCCGACTTCGAATGAACTTGCCCCTAATGTAAAATTTGTTAAAAACAGATTTGCAGCGCAATTAGAAGTTAATAAGCAATTACTTGACTTCATTAATAATCAAAAGAAGACATGGGCTAATGATCAGGAAGTAGTCAAGGAAATTTATGATAAGATAGTGGCGTCGGATATATATAAAGAATACATGGCTTCTGCTGATGATTCTTATGAAGCTGACCGTGAGTTGTGGAGAAAATTATATAAAACTTTCATTTTCAATAATGAAACATTAGATCAGGTTTTAGAAGACCAAAGCTTATATTGGAATGATGATAAAGAAATTGTTGATACATTCGTTTTGAAAACAATCAAGAGATTTGAGGAAAAGAAGGGGGCGTCTCAACCTTTACTTCCTGAATTTAAAGATGATGAAGATCAAGAATTTGCTCGTCGCTTGTTTAGACGTACTATTTTAAATGCGGATTATTACAGACATTTAATAAGTGATAATACCAAAAATTGGGACTTGGATCGCGTTGCATTTATGGATGTAGTCATTATGCAATGTGCTTTGGCTGAGATTTTGAGCTTTCCTAATATTCCAATAAGTGTTTCTTTGAATGAGTATGTGGAGATTGCTAAACTTTATAGTACGATGAAAAGTGGTGGCTTTATTAATGGTACTCTTGATGGAATAGTTAATCAATTAAAAAAAGAAGGTAAATTAGCAAAGAAATAA
- a CDS encoding DUF3276 family protein, whose product MEDFKKKNGMDLNDKEIVFSKSIKAGKRIYYLDVKKNRKDEMFLAITESKKIITNEGEDTQVSFEKHKIFLYKEDFDKFMFGLSQAIDFINKNQEPQIERKEVVEESTPVHDEYSIDDISLEKNDIQNEIKIDIDFE is encoded by the coding sequence ATGGAAGATTTTAAGAAAAAGAATGGAATGGATTTAAATGATAAAGAAATAGTATTCTCTAAGTCCATAAAAGCCGGCAAACGTATTTATTATTTAGATGTGAAGAAGAATCGTAAAGATGAAATGTTCCTTGCCATAACCGAAAGCAAGAAAATCATAACAAACGAAGGTGAAGATACTCAAGTAAGCTTTGAAAAACATAAGATATTCTTATACAAAGAAGACTTTGACAAATTTATGTTTGGATTGTCTCAAGCCATAGATTTTATTAATAAAAATCAAGAACCACAAATAGAGAGAAAAGAGGTCGTAGAAGAAAGCACACCTGTCCATGATGAGTACTCAATAGATGATATTTCTTTAGAAAAGAATGATATACAAAACGAAATCAAGATAGACATTGATTTTGAGTAA
- a CDS encoding 50S ribosomal protein L25/general stress protein Ctc: MKSIEVKGTARTIAERSSEQTKALKTIRKNGEVPCVLYGAGENIHFTVTAESLRNLVYTPHIYIVDLDIDGKKVNAILKDIQFHPVKDTILHVDFYQIDESKPIVMEVPVQLEGLAEGVKAGGKLTLQMRKLRVKALYNDIPERLAVSVAHLGLGKTVKVGELSYENLTLLNAKEAVVCAVKLTRAARGLAAAGK, from the coding sequence ATGAAATCAATCGAAGTAAAAGGAACTGCGCGCACTATCGCAGAACGTTCTTCAGAGCAAACTAAAGCGCTTAAAACAATCCGTAAAAACGGAGAAGTACCTTGCGTTCTTTATGGAGCAGGAGAAAATATTCATTTCACTGTAACTGCTGAATCATTGCGTAATTTAGTATATACACCTCATATCTATATTGTAGACTTAGATATTGATGGCAAAAAAGTTAATGCAATTTTAAAAGACATTCAATTTCACCCTGTAAAAGATACTATTCTTCATGTAGATTTCTATCAGATTGACGAATCAAAACCAATCGTAATGGAAGTACCTGTACAATTAGAAGGATTAGCAGAAGGTGTGAAAGCCGGTGGTAAGTTAACACTTCAAATGCGTAAACTAAGAGTTAAAGCATTATACAATGATATTCCTGAAAGATTAGCTGTAAGCGTAGCTCATTTAGGTTTAGGTAAAACAGTAAAAGTAGGTGAATTGTCTTACGAAAACCTCACACTACTTAATGCAAAAGAAGCTGTTGTATGTGCCGTTAAATTAACTCGTGCCGCAAGAGGATTAGCTGCTGCAGGTAAATAA
- the pth gene encoding aminoacyl-tRNA hydrolase: MKFLIVGLGNIGPEYHETRHNIGFMVIDALAKNSNKSFNDGRYGFTTTLSIKGKQLILLKPSTFMNLSGNAVRYWMQKEKIPLEHVLIIVDDLALPFGTLRLKGKGSDAGHNGLKHIATTLGTENYARLRFGIGNDFPRGGQIEYVLGQFTEEDRKTMDERLKTAGEIIKNFCLAGIDITMNLFNKK, translated from the coding sequence ATGAAATTTTTAATCGTAGGACTAGGAAATATTGGCCCCGAATATCATGAAACCCGCCATAACATAGGCTTTATGGTAATAGATGCCCTTGCTAAGAACTCTAATAAATCATTTAACGACGGACGTTACGGCTTTACCACTACCCTTTCAATAAAAGGAAAGCAATTAATATTGCTAAAGCCATCCACTTTTATGAATTTAAGTGGAAATGCAGTTCGATACTGGATGCAGAAAGAAAAAATTCCATTAGAGCATGTACTTATCATTGTAGACGACCTCGCATTACCTTTTGGCACATTGCGATTAAAAGGAAAAGGTAGTGATGCCGGTCACAACGGATTGAAACACATAGCCACCACCTTGGGGACCGAAAATTATGCCCGCCTACGTTTTGGCATAGGCAATGATTTCCCAAGAGGTGGACAAATAGAATATGTATTAGGGCAGTTCACGGAAGAAGATCGAAAGACAATGGACGAACGCCTTAAAACGGCAGGAGAAATTATCAAAAATTTCTGCTTAGCCGGTATAGATATAACAATGAATCTATTTAATAAAAAATAG
- a CDS encoding RNA-binding S4 domain-containing protein, translating to MPEARIDKWMWAVRIFKTRTIASEACKKGRVTINGSQIKPSRTIKPGDIIQVKKPPITYSFKVLQAIEKRIGAKLVPEVMENVTTPDQYELLEMSKISGFIDRARGSGRPTKRDRRTLEEFTDPTLMADDFDFDFDFEETKK from the coding sequence ATGCCTGAAGCTAGAATAGACAAATGGATGTGGGCTGTTCGTATTTTCAAAACACGAACAATCGCCTCAGAAGCCTGTAAAAAAGGACGCGTAACTATTAATGGAAGTCAAATCAAACCTTCCCGCACAATAAAGCCTGGAGACATCATCCAAGTGAAGAAACCACCAATAACTTACTCTTTCAAGGTGTTGCAAGCCATAGAAAAACGCATTGGAGCTAAGTTAGTGCCCGAAGTAATGGAAAATGTAACAACCCCTGACCAGTATGAATTATTAGAAATGAGCAAAATCAGTGGATTTATAGATCGAGCACGTGGCAGTGGACGCCCAACAAAGAGAGATCGTCGCACATTAGAGGAATTTACAGATCCTACATTAATGGCAGACGATTTTGACTTCGATTTTGATTTTGAAGAGACAAAAAAATAA
- a CDS encoding HIT family protein, translated as MKSDPKECLYCQNNETLHNLMIEIATLKVSRVFLFKEQTYRGRCLVAYKDHVNDLFELSDEERDAFMADVACVTRAMDKAFHPEKINYGAYSDKLSHLHFHLAPKYVDGPDYGGVFQMNPGKVYLTDAEYSELIDAVKANL; from the coding sequence ATGAAAAGTGATCCTAAAGAATGTTTGTATTGCCAAAACAATGAGACGTTGCATAATTTGATGATTGAGATAGCAACACTTAAAGTTTCTCGTGTTTTTTTATTTAAGGAACAGACGTATCGCGGACGTTGCTTAGTGGCTTATAAAGATCATGTGAACGATCTTTTTGAATTGAGTGATGAAGAACGTGATGCTTTTATGGCTGATGTTGCTTGCGTAACTCGCGCAATGGATAAGGCCTTTCATCCTGAAAAAATAAATTATGGAGCTTATTCGGATAAGCTTTCTCACTTACATTTTCATCTAGCTCCTAAGTATGTGGATGGTCCTGATTATGGTGGCGTGTTTCAAATGAATCCGGGAAAGGTTTATCTAACAGATGCTGAGTATTCGGAATTAATCGATGCTGTAAAAGCAAATCTATAA